A portion of the Sabethes cyaneus chromosome 3, idSabCyanKW18_F2, whole genome shotgun sequence genome contains these proteins:
- the LOC128741470 gene encoding RING finger protein 10 isoform X1, translated as MEKSHRFSNQNLSKGPITDPKKNPDASTKWPRHSKRREQTASSGYKPENNRNSGGKLSTTGKTRNQTNFNYDKRSRQRPDLSADSGAFHENETSEQFEEQHQGTGLAVTYQRSASAPMKHELYSLFAPGSKKQSLNHLLNFHCSPRDRDGPMRFSKTGNNRSYIKKPTYNKEQFLQANCQFVVRAGSDYTAYMASPDHLVEWDKIEQIHIFSYEESQCPICLYPPVAAKMTKCGHVYCWPCILHYLALSDKTWRKCPICYDAIHLPDLRSAVSKPFHSFTVGETVTFQLMRREKMSLSATSMAKISEEPGTGVPQFRSSAENTTLTKLLLADSNEILNIISRERLELENQIVVDGIDCPENIFVQQSLQELIKREEAVLNGKFITIPVELQPVNASQQQTCEKDSDELLDEARAVCILEEENQAESKRQDFMIDEESNFLLSDIDIVPTAKCASSNCFYFYQAIDGQPLYLHSLNTRMLQTMYGSLDKSPLKITGRIVHKDSCSMSEDLRKRLRYLQHLPVCTSFEVVEIEFEKEVISNEVLAQFKEEINARRKKRQKIARAERVREKQIYEYNERQLGKSLARSAKIPIDSIKHFPSCGSVQPYDFSQEPTLSEISPSNDMSPSSSQASSGPSWSTMLCTSPSSTFWPSLSAGTAGGSSVNAFAPLAAPAPKLIPVTGSKMMSNTPARYRSSSEKNNEDETAQEHENRASCFGEDLSIAIGVALEKATLNCEIVAAEEGCTGKAKGSAAHGGGNGGGGAKKKKNKKTLLFASGMNLY; from the exons ATGGAGAAGAGCCATCGATTTTCCAATCAGAATCTGTCCAAGGGACCGATTACTGATCCGAAGAAGAATCCAG ACGCATCAACTAAGTGGCCTCGCCATTCTAAACGACGAGAGCAAACCGCATCGAGTGGTTATAAACCGGAAAACAATCGTAACAGCGGAGGAAAACTTTCTACGACTGGCAAAACTCGAAACCAAACCAACTTCAATTATGATAAACGATCAAGGCAACGCCCAGACTTGTCGGCCGACTCCGGGGCGTTTCATGAAAATGAAACTTCTGAACAATTCGAAGAACAGCATCAGGGAACCGGACTAGCGGTGACGTATCAGAGGAGTGCCTCAGCCCCTATGAAGCATGAACTCTATTCGTTGTTCGCGCCTGGTTCAAAGAAACAAAGTTTGAATCACTTGTTGAACTTCCATTGCTCGCCGCGAGATCGCGATGGGCCTATGCGTTTTAGCAAAACGGGTAACAATCGGAGTTACATCAAGAAGCCAACTTATAACAAGGAACAGTTCCTTCAGGCTAATTGTCAGTTTGTCGTTCGTGCTGGTTCGGATTATACGGCATATATGGCATCCCCAGATCATTTGGTAGAATGGGACAAGATAGAACAGATCCACATTTTCAGCTATGAAGAATCACAATGTCCGATCTGTTTGTACCCTCCGGTAGCAGCTAAAATGACAAAATGTGGTCATGTTTATTGCTGGCCTTGTATATTGCATTATTTAGCTCTGTCGGACAAAACTTGGCGCAAGTGTCCCATCTGTTATGACGCCATTCACTTGCCGGATTTGCGAAGTGCTGTGTCGAAACCGTTTCATTCGTTTACCGTCGGAGAAACTGTAACATTTCAACTGATGCGTCGTGAAAAGATGTCCTTGAGCGCTACCAGCATGGCAAAGATCAGCGAGGAGCCTGGAACAGGAGTACCGCAGTTTCGTTCGAGCGCTGAAAATACTACCCTTACTAAGCTGCTCCTGGCGGACAGCAATGAAATTTTAAACATTATAAGTCGAGAGCGGCTTGAACTCGAGAATCAAATTGTCGTTGATGGCATTGACTGTCCAGAAAACATCTTTGTGCAGCAGTCTCTACAAGAGTTGATCAAACGTGAAGAGGCCGTTTTAAACGGAAAATTTATTACGATTCCCGTTGAGTTGCAGCCGGTAAATGCTTCTCAGCAGCAGACATGCGAAAAAGATTCTGACGAGCTGCTTGACG AAGCAAGAGCGGTTTGCATACTAGAAGAGGAAAATCAAGCAGAAAGCAAGCGACAAGATTTCATGATTGACGAAGAGAGCAACTTCTTGCTAAGCGATATCGACATTGTCCCGACAGCGAAATGTGCTTCGTCGAATTGCTTTTACTTCTATCAAGCAATCGATGGTCAGCCACTATACTTACATTCGTTGAACACTCGAATGTTGCAGACCATGTACGGAAGCTTGGATAAAAGTCCACTGAAAATCACAGGAAGAATTGTTCATAAGGACAGCTGCTCGATGTCGGAGGATCTTCGGAAACGATTGAGATATTTGCAACATCTGCCAGTGTGCACATCTTTCGAGGTTGTTGAAATTGAGTTCGAGAAGGAAGTGATATCCAACGAAGTTTTAGCTCAGTTCAAAG AGGAAATTAATGCTCGGCGCaagaaaagacagaaaatagCACGCGCGGAACGCGTCCGAGAGAAGCAGATTTATGAATACAACGAGCGCCAGCTGGGGAAATCTCTTGCTCGGTCTGCCAAAATACCTATTGATTCTATTAAACATTTTCCTTCG TGTGGAAGCGTTCAACCATACGACTTTAGTCAAGAACCAACTCTTTCAGAAATTTCTCCATCAAACGATATGTCTCCATCATCAAGCCAAGCTAGTTCAGGACCGTCCTGGTCCACG ATGCTATGTACTTCCCCGTCGAGCACTTTTTGGCCTTCACTCTCGGCTGGAACAGCAGGAGGCAGCTCTGTTAATGCGTTCGCTCCACTGGCTGCTCCAGCACCAAAGCTAATTCCCGTAACCGGTTCGAAAATGATGTCTAACACGCCGGCAAGATACCGTTCTTCCAGTGAAAAGAACAATGAAGATGAAACTGCACAAGAACATGAAAACCGTGCGTCTTGTTTTGGTGAAGATTTAAGCATTGCGATTGGTGTTGCTCTCGAAAAAGCAACACTCAATTGCGAGATTGTCGCCGCCGAAGAAGGCTGCACAGGGAAAGCGAAAGGATCGGCTGCCCATGGCGGTGGCAATGGCGGCGGAGgtgcaaagaaaaagaaaaataagaaaacactTTTGTTTGCTTCCGGAATGAATTTATATTAA
- the LOC128741470 gene encoding RING finger protein 10 isoform X2, which translates to MEKSHRFSNQNLSKGPITDPKKNPDASTKWPRHSKRREQTASSGYKPENNRNSGGKLSTTGKTRNQTNFNYDKRSRQRPDLSADSGAFHENETSEQFEEQHQGTGLAVTYQRSASAPMKHELYSLFAPGSKKQSLNHLLNFHCSPRDRDGPMRFSKTGNNRSYIKKPTYNKEQFLQANCQFVVRAGSDYTAYMASPDHLVEWDKIEQIHIFSYEESQCPICLYPPVAAKMTKCGHVYCWPCILHYLALSDKTWRKCPICYDAIHLPDLRSAVSKPFHSFTVGETVTFQLMRREKMSLSATSMAKISEEPGTGVPQFRSSAENTTLTKLLLADSNEILNIISRERLELENQIVVDGIDCPENIFVQQSLQELIKREEAVLNGKFITIPVELQPVNASQQQTCEKDSDELLDARAVCILEEENQAESKRQDFMIDEESNFLLSDIDIVPTAKCASSNCFYFYQAIDGQPLYLHSLNTRMLQTMYGSLDKSPLKITGRIVHKDSCSMSEDLRKRLRYLQHLPVCTSFEVVEIEFEKEVISNEVLAQFKEEINARRKKRQKIARAERVREKQIYEYNERQLGKSLARSAKIPIDSIKHFPSCGSVQPYDFSQEPTLSEISPSNDMSPSSSQASSGPSWSTMLCTSPSSTFWPSLSAGTAGGSSVNAFAPLAAPAPKLIPVTGSKMMSNTPARYRSSSEKNNEDETAQEHENRASCFGEDLSIAIGVALEKATLNCEIVAAEEGCTGKAKGSAAHGGGNGGGGAKKKKNKKTLLFASGMNLY; encoded by the exons ATGGAGAAGAGCCATCGATTTTCCAATCAGAATCTGTCCAAGGGACCGATTACTGATCCGAAGAAGAATCCAG ACGCATCAACTAAGTGGCCTCGCCATTCTAAACGACGAGAGCAAACCGCATCGAGTGGTTATAAACCGGAAAACAATCGTAACAGCGGAGGAAAACTTTCTACGACTGGCAAAACTCGAAACCAAACCAACTTCAATTATGATAAACGATCAAGGCAACGCCCAGACTTGTCGGCCGACTCCGGGGCGTTTCATGAAAATGAAACTTCTGAACAATTCGAAGAACAGCATCAGGGAACCGGACTAGCGGTGACGTATCAGAGGAGTGCCTCAGCCCCTATGAAGCATGAACTCTATTCGTTGTTCGCGCCTGGTTCAAAGAAACAAAGTTTGAATCACTTGTTGAACTTCCATTGCTCGCCGCGAGATCGCGATGGGCCTATGCGTTTTAGCAAAACGGGTAACAATCGGAGTTACATCAAGAAGCCAACTTATAACAAGGAACAGTTCCTTCAGGCTAATTGTCAGTTTGTCGTTCGTGCTGGTTCGGATTATACGGCATATATGGCATCCCCAGATCATTTGGTAGAATGGGACAAGATAGAACAGATCCACATTTTCAGCTATGAAGAATCACAATGTCCGATCTGTTTGTACCCTCCGGTAGCAGCTAAAATGACAAAATGTGGTCATGTTTATTGCTGGCCTTGTATATTGCATTATTTAGCTCTGTCGGACAAAACTTGGCGCAAGTGTCCCATCTGTTATGACGCCATTCACTTGCCGGATTTGCGAAGTGCTGTGTCGAAACCGTTTCATTCGTTTACCGTCGGAGAAACTGTAACATTTCAACTGATGCGTCGTGAAAAGATGTCCTTGAGCGCTACCAGCATGGCAAAGATCAGCGAGGAGCCTGGAACAGGAGTACCGCAGTTTCGTTCGAGCGCTGAAAATACTACCCTTACTAAGCTGCTCCTGGCGGACAGCAATGAAATTTTAAACATTATAAGTCGAGAGCGGCTTGAACTCGAGAATCAAATTGTCGTTGATGGCATTGACTGTCCAGAAAACATCTTTGTGCAGCAGTCTCTACAAGAGTTGATCAAACGTGAAGAGGCCGTTTTAAACGGAAAATTTATTACGATTCCCGTTGAGTTGCAGCCGGTAAATGCTTCTCAGCAGCAGACATGCGAAAAAGATTCTGACGAGCTGCTTGACG CAAGAGCGGTTTGCATACTAGAAGAGGAAAATCAAGCAGAAAGCAAGCGACAAGATTTCATGATTGACGAAGAGAGCAACTTCTTGCTAAGCGATATCGACATTGTCCCGACAGCGAAATGTGCTTCGTCGAATTGCTTTTACTTCTATCAAGCAATCGATGGTCAGCCACTATACTTACATTCGTTGAACACTCGAATGTTGCAGACCATGTACGGAAGCTTGGATAAAAGTCCACTGAAAATCACAGGAAGAATTGTTCATAAGGACAGCTGCTCGATGTCGGAGGATCTTCGGAAACGATTGAGATATTTGCAACATCTGCCAGTGTGCACATCTTTCGAGGTTGTTGAAATTGAGTTCGAGAAGGAAGTGATATCCAACGAAGTTTTAGCTCAGTTCAAAG AGGAAATTAATGCTCGGCGCaagaaaagacagaaaatagCACGCGCGGAACGCGTCCGAGAGAAGCAGATTTATGAATACAACGAGCGCCAGCTGGGGAAATCTCTTGCTCGGTCTGCCAAAATACCTATTGATTCTATTAAACATTTTCCTTCG TGTGGAAGCGTTCAACCATACGACTTTAGTCAAGAACCAACTCTTTCAGAAATTTCTCCATCAAACGATATGTCTCCATCATCAAGCCAAGCTAGTTCAGGACCGTCCTGGTCCACG ATGCTATGTACTTCCCCGTCGAGCACTTTTTGGCCTTCACTCTCGGCTGGAACAGCAGGAGGCAGCTCTGTTAATGCGTTCGCTCCACTGGCTGCTCCAGCACCAAAGCTAATTCCCGTAACCGGTTCGAAAATGATGTCTAACACGCCGGCAAGATACCGTTCTTCCAGTGAAAAGAACAATGAAGATGAAACTGCACAAGAACATGAAAACCGTGCGTCTTGTTTTGGTGAAGATTTAAGCATTGCGATTGGTGTTGCTCTCGAAAAAGCAACACTCAATTGCGAGATTGTCGCCGCCGAAGAAGGCTGCACAGGGAAAGCGAAAGGATCGGCTGCCCATGGCGGTGGCAATGGCGGCGGAGgtgcaaagaaaaagaaaaataagaaaacactTTTGTTTGCTTCCGGAATGAATTTATATTAA
- the LOC128742404 gene encoding protein SDA1 homolog produces the protein MVRHSNQLPENLPQLQNLIKRDPESYREEFLQQYQYFLGILEVFRSEPGKENKSLCESIMFLAQVAQCYVEELKTFPQTIVDMLKTHSTNLDPEMRNTFCRALILLRNKNLISPLNLLELFFQLLRCPDKALRVFLENHIITDIKNMNAKHKDMKLNSTLQSFMYTMLKDANPKAAKMSIDIMVELYRKRIWNDAKTVNVIATVGCFSKVTKVMVASLKFFLGTDEQNEKDSEEDSDKEVDLKGIMMVNRINKKTKKRKKQLEAAKKLYNQAQKKKSKAVSFNFSAIHLIHNPQGMAENLFKQLQDGNERFEVKLMHLDVISRLIGIHELFLFSFYPYITRFIQPHQRQVTRILQFAAQASHELVPPELIESVIKTLVNNFVTERNSSDVMAIGLNAAREICLRCPLAMNEDLLRDLTMYKNYKEKSVMMAAKSLILLYREKIPTLLARKDRGRPTEASIEIKAKRYGEVQALDHIPGAEALLEAAPALEVSENDSESSDSEGGWVDVDSDDDDPGEEKSKKITMIKKSSLEDENDDDEQQSDEEDDEDDEGEWETDSEAESESIEDDETEATPSKNEQPVKERKTIKASKAKINKNKSISSKQNNTTSSDVTTLTSKEAIQELARTKLFTDADFARIEQEQVKKKMTHNNRKRQLEKEKSEFVKLDDIEMIYKKRKTDKEARIESMQKGREGREKFGYKDNRHDPFCSKTNREKRKTKNFNMIRHKARGKVKKSFRDKQLALRKHLMNMKKMK, from the exons atggTGCGGCATAGCAACCAGTTGCCGGAAAATCTTCCGCAACTGCAAAACCTGATCAAGCGGGATCCGGAATCGTACAGAGAAgaatttcttcaacaatatcaGTACTTTTTGGGCATTCTGGAAGTCTTCCGTTCAGAGCCAGGCAAGGAAAATAAGAGTCTCTGTGAATCTATTATGTTCTTGGCTCAG GTGGCCCAATGTTACGTTGAAGAGCTAAAAACGTTCCCTCAAACGATTGTTGATATGCTGAAGACACACTCAACAAATTTGGATCCGGAAATGAGGAACACATTTTGTCGAGCGTTAATTTTGTTACGCAACAAGAACTTGATTTCGCCGCTAAATTTATTGGAACTGTTTTTTCAACTATTGCGTTGTCCAGATAAAGCACTAAGAGTGTTTTTAGAGAATCACATAATTACGGATATCAAAAATATGAATGCCAAACACAAGGATATGAAACTGAATTCTACGCTGCAAAGCTTTATGTATACAATGTTAAAGGATGCTAACCCTAAAGCCGCCAAAATGTCTATCGACATAATGGTCGAATTGTATAGAAAACGGATTTGGAATGACGCAAAAACCGTCAATGTGATTGCAACGGTTGGATGTTTTTCTAAAGTAACCAAAGTAATGGTGGCCTCCCTGAAGTTCTTCCTCGGAACCGACGAACAAAACGAGAAAGATTCTGAAGAGGATAGCGATAAAGAAGTTGATTTAAAAGGTATAATGATGGTAAATCGGATAAACAAGAAAACTAAAAAACGCAAAaagcagctggaagcagcgaaaaagttatataatCAAGCACAGAAGAAGAAATCCAAAGCCgtttctttcaatttttcggCTATTCACTTAATACACAACCCGCAGGGAATGGCCGAGAATCTGTTCAAACAACTGCAGGACGGCAACGAACGTTTCGAGGTCAAATTGATGCACTTGGATGTCATTTCTAGACTAATTGGTATACATGAGCTGTTTCTGTTTAGTTTTTATCCATATATTACAAG ATTTATTCAACCGCATCAGAGACAGGTAACAAGAATACTACAGTTTGCTGCCCAAGCCTCACACGAGTTGGTCCCGCCTGAACTGATTGAATCTGTTATCAAAACTTTAGTTAACAACTTTGTAACCGAGCGTAACTCAAGTGACGTAATGGCAATTGGTTTGAATGCAGCGAGAGAGATATGCTTGCGCTGTCCACTTGCAATGAACGAGGATCTTCTGCGGGATCTTACCATGTACAAAAATTATAAAGAAAAATCAGTCATGATGGCTGCAAAGTCATTGATTTTGCTATACCGCGAGAAAATTCCAACACTGCTAGCTAGAAAAGACCGCGGACGGCCAACAGAAGCTAGCATTGAAATTAAGGCAAAGAGATATGGTGAAGTTCAGGCTCTTGATCATATTCCTGGCGCTGAGGCACTGTTAGAAGCTGCACCAGCACTTGAAGTAAGTGAGAACGATTCTGAGTCGTCAGACTCGGAAGGTGGGTGGGTCGATGTGGatagtgatgatgatgatcctGGTGAAGAGAAGAGTAAAAAGATTACAATGATTAAAAAATCTTCGCTAGAAGATGAAAACGACGACGATGAACAGCAGTCGGATGAAGAAGACGATGAGGATGATGAAGGTGAATGGGAAACCGATTCTGAAGCGGAAAGCGAGAGCATAGAAGATGATGAAACAGAAGCTACACCTTCCAAAAACGAACAGCCAGTAAAAGAGCGTAAAACGATTAAAGCTTCTAaagcgaaaataaataaaaataaatcaatatcAAGTAAGCAAAACAATACAACATCCTCGGATGTTACTACTTTAACATCCAAGGAAGCTATCCAGGAGCTGGCGCGGACAAAGTTATTTACCGATGCTGATTTTGCAAGAATCGAGCAGGAGCAAGTTAAGAAAAAGATGACGCATAACAACCGAAAGCGTCAGCTCGAGAAGGAAAAAAGTGAGTTCGTCAAGCTCGATGATATCGAGATGATCTACAAGAAACGTAAGACGGACAAAGAGGCCCGTATTGAAAGTATGCAGAAAGGACGCGAAGGGCGGGAGAAATTCGGCTACAAGGACAACCGGCACGATCCATTCTGCTCCAAAACCAATCGGGAGAAGCGTAAAACTAAGAACTTCAATATGATCCGCCACAAGGCTCGTGGCAAGGTTAAGAAGTCGTTCCGCGATAAGCAGCTGGCTTTGCGAAAACATCTGATgaatatgaaaaaaatgaaatga
- the LOC128743051 gene encoding zinc finger protein 28-like isoform X1 — protein sequence MANDLCRICTESGRFLFSLFGTKSTACFVELIHQMTGIMVTPDDHLPKSICSKCFKDLETSKNLIERCKKSNDFLKNQFLHSEAGSSQKMHEGKSTQESDEPQNVHLVEVFDEECNLELETTGAELEVINVDDLIVESVEFDPIEVDTETVENDQQPAYGEPTYLNELIVSDLTAQVAEDHEPNYTQCCGCIQHFSCHEKLQEHSKVCHLADKAICGPVPENLIECSICYKMFSGVSYVDAMHRINAFKNRIVSVGFPEVVQCCSCDFKTTKREEMLQHSKHHADKRAGHDPSKPFECQFCFKRYKEKQSLSFHQKFSYSYKKQLIAKRRGCRALKKRTSIESQTSSRKCCGCSAEFRSLDSLKQHSRMHHELYRSKADADQFECEICFKKFPTLIRLEQHRLVPYMRKYKCDNCDKLFLTSNLLEKHMRYHKALKKNPSVQVCYEKSAQCEECGKTFKNRFCLKSHQDSCHSHEKPFSCSLCSKAFKRKHTLQNHLRVHTKEQPYSCSYCPRTFTQLTDKNRHETTIHKLEFPLRCSMCSKGFPAGRRQQLERHEELHQHGEEYPLACQFCDRTFTRLDQRNRHQARHVAEREKVVNSV from the exons ATGGCTAACGATTTGTGCCGAATATGTACAGAATCAGGCCGATTCTTGTTCTCACTCTTTGGAACGAAAAGTACAGCGTGTTTTGTAGAACTAATTCATCAGATGACGGGAATTATG GTTACACCAGATGATCACTTACCGAAATCAATTTGCAGTAAATGTTTCAAAGATCTCGAGACTTCCAAGAATCTCATCGAACGATGCaaaaaatcgaatgattttttgaaaaatcagtttttacaTAGTGAAGC TGGATCTTCACAAAAAATGCATGAAGGCAAAAGCACACAAGAAAGCGATGAACCACAAAACGTCCATTTGGTAGAAGTTTTTGATGAGGAGTGTAACTTGGAACTGGAAACAACCGGAGCTGAGTTAGAAGTAATCAACGTAGATGATTTAATTGTAGAATCCGTTGAGTTCGATCCTATTGAAGTCGACACTGAAACTGTTGAAAATGATCAACAACCTGCTTATGGCGAACCAACGTATTTGAATGAGTTGATCGTTAGCGATCTGACTGCTCAAGTAGCAGAAGATCACGAACCCAATTACACGCAATGTTGCGGATGCATCCAACATTTTTCCTGTCATGAAAAACTGCAGGAGCATTCAAAAGTTTGTCACCTGGCAGACAAAGCGATATGTGGTCCAGTTCCTGAGAATCTCATTGAGTGTAGCATTTGTTACAAAATGTTTTCTGGTGTTTCTTATGTTGACGCTATGCATAGAATTAATGCTTTCAAAAATCGAATCGTGTCTGTAGGTTTTCCAGAAGTagtacaatgttgctcatgcgaTTTTAAAACAACTAAAAGAGAAGAAATGCTACAACATTCAAAGCACCACGCAGATAAACGTGCCGGACATGATCCTTCCAAACCTTTCGAGtgccaattttgttttaaacgATACAAAGAAAAACAATCGCTTAGTTTTCATCAGAAATTTAGTTACAGCTACAAAAAACAGCTAATTGCAAAAAGACGTGGATGTAGAGCACTGAAAAAACGAACTTCAATCGAAAGTCAAACTAGCAGTAGGAAATGTTGCGGTTGCTCTGCGGAATTTCGTTCGTTGGATTCGCTCAAGCAGCATTCTCGGATGCACCATGAACTGTACCGTAGTAAGGCAGATGCGGACCAGTTTGAATGtgaaatttgctttaaaaagtTTCCAACTTTAATCAGACTGGAACAGCACCGATTAGTGCCTTACATGCGCAAGTACAAATGTGACAACTGCGATAAATTGTTTCTCACTTCAAATCTCCTCGAAAAACATATGCGATATCACAAAGCTTTGAAAAAGAATCCGTCAGTTCAGGTTTGCTACGAAAAAAGCGCTCAATGCGAGGAGTGCGgaaaaacgtttaaaaacaGGTTTTGCCTTAAATCTCATCAGGATTCCTGCCATTCACATGAGAAACCGTTTAGTTGCAGTTTATGTTCCAAGGCGTTCAAGCGAAAACACACCCTGCAAAATCATCTGCGTGTACACACCAAAGAGCAGCCATACTCCTGTTCGTACTGCCCACGAACTTTCACCCAGCTGACGGATAAAAATCGTCACGAAACTACTATCCATAAGCTTGAATTTCCGCTTCGCTGTTCGATGTGCAGCAAGGGGTTCCCTGCTGGAAGGCGCCAGCAGTTGGAACGCCACGAAGAACTCCATCAGCACGGTGAGGAGTATCCGCTCGCATGCCAGTTCTGCGATAGAACGTTCACGCGGCTGGATCAACGCAACCGACATCAGGCTCGTCATGTAGCAGAACGGGAAAAGGTGGTCAACTCAGTTTGA
- the LOC128743051 gene encoding zinc finger protein 808-like isoform X2 yields MHEGKSTQESDEPQNVHLVEVFDEECNLELETTGAELEVINVDDLIVESVEFDPIEVDTETVENDQQPAYGEPTYLNELIVSDLTAQVAEDHEPNYTQCCGCIQHFSCHEKLQEHSKVCHLADKAICGPVPENLIECSICYKMFSGVSYVDAMHRINAFKNRIVSVGFPEVVQCCSCDFKTTKREEMLQHSKHHADKRAGHDPSKPFECQFCFKRYKEKQSLSFHQKFSYSYKKQLIAKRRGCRALKKRTSIESQTSSRKCCGCSAEFRSLDSLKQHSRMHHELYRSKADADQFECEICFKKFPTLIRLEQHRLVPYMRKYKCDNCDKLFLTSNLLEKHMRYHKALKKNPSVQVCYEKSAQCEECGKTFKNRFCLKSHQDSCHSHEKPFSCSLCSKAFKRKHTLQNHLRVHTKEQPYSCSYCPRTFTQLTDKNRHETTIHKLEFPLRCSMCSKGFPAGRRQQLERHEELHQHGEEYPLACQFCDRTFTRLDQRNRHQARHVAEREKVVNSV; encoded by the coding sequence ATGCATGAAGGCAAAAGCACACAAGAAAGCGATGAACCACAAAACGTCCATTTGGTAGAAGTTTTTGATGAGGAGTGTAACTTGGAACTGGAAACAACCGGAGCTGAGTTAGAAGTAATCAACGTAGATGATTTAATTGTAGAATCCGTTGAGTTCGATCCTATTGAAGTCGACACTGAAACTGTTGAAAATGATCAACAACCTGCTTATGGCGAACCAACGTATTTGAATGAGTTGATCGTTAGCGATCTGACTGCTCAAGTAGCAGAAGATCACGAACCCAATTACACGCAATGTTGCGGATGCATCCAACATTTTTCCTGTCATGAAAAACTGCAGGAGCATTCAAAAGTTTGTCACCTGGCAGACAAAGCGATATGTGGTCCAGTTCCTGAGAATCTCATTGAGTGTAGCATTTGTTACAAAATGTTTTCTGGTGTTTCTTATGTTGACGCTATGCATAGAATTAATGCTTTCAAAAATCGAATCGTGTCTGTAGGTTTTCCAGAAGTagtacaatgttgctcatgcgaTTTTAAAACAACTAAAAGAGAAGAAATGCTACAACATTCAAAGCACCACGCAGATAAACGTGCCGGACATGATCCTTCCAAACCTTTCGAGtgccaattttgttttaaacgATACAAAGAAAAACAATCGCTTAGTTTTCATCAGAAATTTAGTTACAGCTACAAAAAACAGCTAATTGCAAAAAGACGTGGATGTAGAGCACTGAAAAAACGAACTTCAATCGAAAGTCAAACTAGCAGTAGGAAATGTTGCGGTTGCTCTGCGGAATTTCGTTCGTTGGATTCGCTCAAGCAGCATTCTCGGATGCACCATGAACTGTACCGTAGTAAGGCAGATGCGGACCAGTTTGAATGtgaaatttgctttaaaaagtTTCCAACTTTAATCAGACTGGAACAGCACCGATTAGTGCCTTACATGCGCAAGTACAAATGTGACAACTGCGATAAATTGTTTCTCACTTCAAATCTCCTCGAAAAACATATGCGATATCACAAAGCTTTGAAAAAGAATCCGTCAGTTCAGGTTTGCTACGAAAAAAGCGCTCAATGCGAGGAGTGCGgaaaaacgtttaaaaacaGGTTTTGCCTTAAATCTCATCAGGATTCCTGCCATTCACATGAGAAACCGTTTAGTTGCAGTTTATGTTCCAAGGCGTTCAAGCGAAAACACACCCTGCAAAATCATCTGCGTGTACACACCAAAGAGCAGCCATACTCCTGTTCGTACTGCCCACGAACTTTCACCCAGCTGACGGATAAAAATCGTCACGAAACTACTATCCATAAGCTTGAATTTCCGCTTCGCTGTTCGATGTGCAGCAAGGGGTTCCCTGCTGGAAGGCGCCAGCAGTTGGAACGCCACGAAGAACTCCATCAGCACGGTGAGGAGTATCCGCTCGCATGCCAGTTCTGCGATAGAACGTTCACGCGGCTGGATCAACGCAACCGACATCAGGCTCGTCATGTAGCAGAACGGGAAAAGGTGGTCAACTCAGTTTGA